Proteins encoded by one window of Campylobacter concisus:
- a CDS encoding TonB-dependent receptor domain-containing protein, which translates to MRPILSLAVLSSLLLANEANLDIIKPIREFAPPPVITPNVAQSAFVENQFDRTQRDEYTFVTNLLDNSADMFHISAGMYGKSFYNSSLFKYRGANFYTILNANFTKANNYKDGSGKRWDYGYNRQGQSAILGFVPNELSELRLTFLRDNIDKDKQPEHEMDAFKTTRKVGKLNIRLGEEDLSNTLNLELAAKKVERKADNFHLRDTTQNVKVDLKRNIFEANLKYDADFASFHNQIGAGFEKDKHDGKRYMKQGNNWVFNGYRFADVRNDKFMLFDTLAYKFNEANEASLALKYEEQRSKLNGIDTKFFVQNPMIAPNTTRKLVRQIYGEDVSDKIKKDAFSASLKYKFTPNDKDSYFAKLESLSRLPSNMERFNALYGEGDKGWIANPNLEPERHNRAVLGFKFGSEFYKEYLNSLQNKDAFSFGGHFIADSVKNLIIFDRRHSKAAMPLINKNAVISRNVDATLYSVNLNSEYSFARHFGLKSSFYYNYGQNKTDGRPLYQIRPFEANFAFDYKEYAGFGSYNLGTALRLVSKQTRGDFSKQNGLGIDKKEAAKGFGLLDLYGGVEFKNKVGIRFGIANLFDKDYAEFISGDHVAALDPVVVHAPGRTFFISFHSSF; encoded by the coding sequence ATGAGGCCCATTTTAAGCCTAGCAGTTCTTTCATCACTGCTTCTAGCAAATGAAGCAAATTTAGACATTATAAAGCCTATTAGAGAATTTGCACCGCCACCAGTCATCACGCCAAACGTTGCACAAAGTGCCTTTGTGGAAAATCAATTTGACCGCACTCAAAGAGACGAATATACATTTGTTACAAATTTACTTGATAACTCAGCTGATATGTTTCATATTTCGGCTGGAATGTATGGCAAAAGCTTTTACAATTCATCGCTTTTTAAATATCGTGGCGCAAATTTTTATACCATTTTAAATGCAAATTTCACCAAAGCAAATAATTATAAAGATGGAAGTGGCAAAAGATGGGACTATGGCTACAATAGACAAGGCCAAAGTGCTATCTTAGGTTTCGTGCCAAATGAGCTTAGCGAGCTTAGGCTTACGTTTTTAAGGGATAATATTGATAAAGATAAACAACCAGAGCACGAGATGGACGCTTTTAAAACGACAAGAAAAGTTGGCAAGCTAAATATTCGCTTGGGTGAAGAGGATCTATCAAACACACTAAATCTTGAGCTTGCTGCAAAAAAGGTTGAGCGAAAAGCTGATAATTTTCATCTAAGAGATACCACTCAAAATGTGAAAGTGGATTTAAAGAGAAATATATTTGAGGCAAATTTAAAGTATGACGCTGACTTTGCAAGCTTTCACAATCAAATAGGCGCTGGCTTTGAAAAAGATAAACATGACGGCAAAAGATACATGAAGCAAGGCAACAACTGGGTCTTTAACGGATATAGATTTGCTGATGTTAGAAATGATAAATTTATGCTCTTTGATACACTTGCTTATAAATTTAATGAAGCAAACGAAGCTTCTCTTGCCTTAAAATATGAAGAGCAAAGAAGTAAATTAAATGGTATTGACACTAAATTTTTTGTGCAAAATCCGATGATCGCACCTAATACCACTCGTAAATTAGTTCGTCAAATTTATGGTGAAGATGTAAGCGATAAGATCAAAAAAGACGCTTTTAGTGCAAGTTTAAAATATAAATTTACACCAAACGACAAGGATAGCTACTTTGCAAAGCTTGAGAGTTTGTCTCGTCTGCCAAGTAATATGGAGCGTTTTAACGCACTTTATGGCGAAGGCGATAAAGGCTGGATAGCAAATCCAAATTTAGAGCCAGAAAGGCACAATAGAGCAGTTCTTGGCTTTAAATTTGGCAGCGAGTTTTACAAAGAGTATCTAAATTCGCTTCAAAACAAAGATGCATTTAGCTTTGGAGGGCATTTCATCGCTGATAGCGTTAAAAATTTGATCATTTTTGATAGGCGCCACTCAAAGGCTGCGATGCCACTAATAAATAAAAATGCCGTCATCTCAAGAAACGTTGATGCAACGCTTTATAGTGTAAATTTAAACTCAGAATATAGCTTTGCAAGGCACTTTGGCTTAAAAAGCTCGTTTTATTATAACTACGGACAAAACAAAACTGATGGCAGACCGCTTTATCAAATAAGGCCTTTTGAAGCAAATTTTGCATTTGACTACAAAGAATATGCAGGCTTTGGCAGCTACAACCTAGGCACTGCACTAAGGCTGGTTTCAAAGCAAACTAGAGGCGATTTTAGCAAGCAAAATGGCTTAGGCATCGATAAAAAAGAGGCCGCTAAAGGATTTGGTTTGCTTGATCTTTATGGTGGCGTAGAGTTTAAAAATAAAGTTGGCATAAGATTTGGCATAGCAAATTTATTTGACAAAGATTATGCGGAATTTATCAGCGGCGATCACGTGGCAGCACTTGATCCAGTAGTCGTTCATGCCCCTGGCAGGACATTTTTCATTAGCTTTCACAGCAGTTTTTAA
- a CDS encoding molybdate transport repressor, which translates to MITKESKKDVFWALAFGLGLFIFSIVGYFYIALGAASLFGIIIGALSAFFCVRKILQNSFLSIEDDGFIITKGSKSIKFYFKDIEEIAIKSFGDKKKVETLSVKFKKNHLDRDACFGLVQPLGDDLIIIFDKYELSKFTISKELRDRLNNFRA; encoded by the coding sequence ATGATAACAAAAGAGAGTAAAAAAGATGTTTTTTGGGCGCTTGCGTTTGGGCTTGGACTTTTTATATTTAGCATCGTTGGCTACTTTTATATAGCTCTTGGCGCAGCGTCTCTCTTTGGCATCATCATTGGCGCTCTCTCAGCGTTCTTTTGTGTTAGAAAAATTTTACAAAATAGCTTTTTAAGTATCGAAGATGATGGATTTATCATCACAAAAGGCTCAAAAAGCATAAAATTTTACTTTAAGGATATCGAAGAAATCGCCATTAAAAGCTTTGGTGATAAGAAAAAAGTTGAAACTTTGAGCGTAAAATTTAAGAAAAACCATCTTGATAGAGATGCTTGCTTTGGGTTAGTGCAACCACTAGGTGATGATTTGATCATCATTTTTGATAAATATGAACTTTCAAAATTTACAATTTCAAAAGAGCTAAGAGATAGGCTTAATAATTTTAGAGCCTAA